One window of Trifolium pratense cultivar HEN17-A07 linkage group LG5, ARS_RC_1.1, whole genome shotgun sequence genomic DNA carries:
- the LOC123886019 gene encoding probable methyltransferase At1g29790, which produces MTKQNVDTKIKRWRGVYFCIFIAGSIALLLSGASMSKFFSLKSFLDVESFYPHLTPSEDTNRNNQNEVLATVQIVITKIQEELEKLREIHQNPSSSSLSSSQSVLKQGAFLSDILGLLESLHSEDQNGGFVVHPLMKEKKRSDEPANYFLREEIRKYVRVRPNRLGKQNFMGANATFTSIGHACFSMKEDLEEYMDYDIGEICNDDWKLAQKLMVHGCDPLPRRRCFSRAPKLYNKPFPIKESMWKLPDDRNVRWSQYRCKNFTCLASNNNARKGFFKCADCFNLTDHEMPRWIRLEGDSISNQTSEADFFIDDVLGIKLGEIRIGLDFSVGTGTFAARMKDFNVTIVSATINFGAPFSEMIALRGLVPLYLTINQRLPFFDNTLDLIHTTRFLDGWIDFVLLDFVLYDWDRVLRPGGLLWIDSFFCLKEDLYIYLEAFKMLRYKKHKWIVVPKIDKDDKEVFFSAVLEKPSRPFR; this is translated from the coding sequence ATGACAAAACAAAATGTTGATACAAAGATAAAAAGATGGAGAGGTGtttatttttgcatttttatAGCTGGATCCATTGCTCTTCTTCTTTCTGGTGCATCCATGTCgaaattcttctctttgaaaTCATTTCTTGATGTTGAATCTTTTTACCCTCATCTAACTCCTTCTGAGGACACAAATAGGAATAATCAAAATGAAGTGTTAGCAACTGTGCAAATTGTGATTACGAAAATTCAGGAAGAACTTGAAAAACTTAGAGAAATACATCAAAATCCATCATCATCGTCGCTATCCTCGTCACAATCTGTGTTGAAACAAGGTGCTTTCCTTTCTGACATATTAGGACTACTCGAATCTCTGCATAGTGAAGATCAAAACGGTGGTTTTGTGGTTCATCCTttgatgaaagaaaagaaacGATCTGACGAACCTGCTAATTACTTTTTGAGAGAAGAGATTCGAAAATATGTCAGAGTTAGGCCTAATAGATTAGGAAAACAAAATTTCATGGGAGCGAACGCAACATTCACTAGCATAGGACATGCATGTTTTTCCATGAAGGAAGATTTAGAAGAGTACATGGATTATGATATTGGTGAAATATGTAATGATGATTGGAAACTAGCTCAAAAGCTTATGGTTCATGGATGTGATCCTTTACCAAGAAGAAGGTGTTTTTCTCGAGCACCTAAGCTATACAATAAACCATTCCCTATCAAAGAATCCATGTGGAAATTACCTGATGATAGAAATGTTAGATGGAGTCAATATAGGTGCAAGAACTTTACTTGTCTCGCAAGCAACAACAACGCTCGAAAGGGATTCTTCAAGTGTGCGGATTGTTTCAATCTTACCGATCATGAGATGCCGAGATGGATAAGATTGGAAGGTGATTCAATTTCAAACCAAACAAGTGAAGCTGATTTTTTCATAGATGATGTTCTTGGAATTAAGTTAGGTGAGATTAGAATTGGATTGGATTTTAGTGTTGGAACAGGAACTTTTGCTGCAAGAATGAAAGATTTCAATGTGACTATAGTTTCAGCAACTATTAATTTTGGTGCACCTTTTAGTGAAATGATAGCTCTTAGAGGACTTGTTCCTCTTTATTTAACTATAAATCAAAGGCTTCCATTTTTTGATAATACACTTGATTTGATTCATACAACAAGGTTTCTTGATGGTTGGATTGATTTTGTTCTTttggattttgttttgtatGATTGGGATAGAGTTTTGAGGCCAGGAGGGTTACTTTGGATTGATAGCTTTTTTTGCTTGAAGGAAGATTTGTATATTTATTTGGAGGCTTTCAAAATGTTGAGATATAAGAAGCATAAATGGATTGTTGTTCCAAAGATTGATAAGGATGATAAAGAGGTGTTCTTTTCTGCTGTTTTAGAGAAACCTTCTAGGCCATTTAGGTAA